One window of the Klebsiella sp. WP3-W18-ESBL-02 genome contains the following:
- the rfaC gene encoding lipopolysaccharide heptosyltransferase RfaC, giving the protein MRVLIVKTSSMGDVLHTLPALTDAQHAIPGIRFDWVVEEGFAQIPSWHDAVDRVIPVAIRRWRKAWFSAPIKAERKAFRDAVQAVNYDAIIDAQGLVKSAALVTRLAHGVKHGMDWSSAREPLASLFYNRRHPIAKQQHAVERTRELFAKSLGYAKPDTQGDYAIAQHFLATLAPAEAPYCVFLHATTRDDKHWPESHWRELIGLLKESGLRIKLPWGAPHEEARAKRLAEGFDYVEVLPRLSLEKVAHELAGAEFVVSVDTGLSHLTAALDRPNITLYGPTDPGLIGGYGKNQVACCSASQDLTTLDALAVLHELRKIQSW; this is encoded by the coding sequence ATGCGGGTGTTGATTGTCAAAACCTCTTCGATGGGCGACGTCCTGCACACGCTACCGGCGTTAACCGACGCGCAGCACGCCATTCCCGGCATCCGCTTTGACTGGGTCGTGGAAGAAGGCTTCGCCCAAATCCCTTCCTGGCACGATGCCGTCGACCGCGTGATTCCGGTCGCCATTCGCCGCTGGCGTAAAGCGTGGTTCTCTGCCCCCATCAAGGCCGAGCGCAAAGCCTTTCGCGACGCCGTTCAGGCGGTGAATTATGACGCCATCATCGATGCCCAAGGGCTGGTAAAAAGCGCCGCGCTGGTCACCCGGCTGGCGCACGGCGTGAAGCACGGCATGGACTGGAGCAGCGCCCGCGAACCGCTGGCCAGCCTGTTCTATAACCGTCGTCACCCTATTGCCAAACAGCAGCACGCCGTAGAGCGCACCCGCGAGCTGTTTGCCAAAAGCCTCGGTTATGCCAAGCCCGATACGCAGGGTGACTACGCGATCGCCCAGCATTTTCTGGCAACGCTTGCGCCAGCAGAAGCGCCTTACTGCGTCTTCCTGCACGCCACCACTCGCGACGATAAACACTGGCCGGAGAGCCACTGGCGCGAACTGATTGGCCTGTTAAAAGAGAGCGGGCTGCGCATCAAGCTCCCCTGGGGCGCGCCGCACGAGGAAGCTCGCGCAAAACGCCTGGCAGAGGGATTTGATTATGTAGAAGTCCTGCCGCGCCTGAGCCTGGAGAAAGTGGCACACGAGCTGGCAGGGGCAGAATTTGTTGTCTCAGTGGATACCGGATTAAGCCACTTAACCGCGGCGCTGGATCGCCCAAATATCACGCTGTATGGGCCAACCGACCCTGGATTAATTGGGGGATACGGTAAGAACCAGGTGGCGTGCTGTTCAGCATCACAAGATTTAACAACGCTTGACGCGCTCGCGGTACTTCACGAGCTGCGGAAAATACAGTCCTGGTGA
- the rfaL gene encoding O-antigen ligase RfaL, whose amino-acid sequence MNFLAFVKHKEACWQSIWNRGLVSLFIIMNFFDHITRYKHAVTGLMLITALYYVAKKKTQLLSIFKNNLTYALLCFVAVCVYAVAISVDPAYSLSKFANTVLEKLLLMTLLIPILLHEESKENVARTLIYSLIVGILPLAIADGWQYYREYQQGIMPLTDFAHKYRSDILIFMAPAFLFLWNFKTTKARVLFFAIACVMGFMIVGTLQRGTWLAILIPAFIWCVIKREWKLPLLAAVLLGGVLVTGYLKDRDAFKLLFHKMQQTSSSYRYGGGTQGSALDLIMENPIKGYGYGEDIFYRVYNSRVHDYPQWFFKQSIGPHNLTLSMWYAGGLLGLFAVWYLLISLLTEAVKGYRASQGIIKEAWLLIGLILVGNLFVRGAFETVSIENLTMLLGIALTLKARSQQH is encoded by the coding sequence ATGAATTTTTTAGCATTCGTTAAGCATAAGGAAGCATGCTGGCAATCCATATGGAATCGTGGGTTAGTTTCATTATTTATTATAATGAACTTTTTTGACCATATTACCCGTTATAAGCATGCAGTCACCGGGTTAATGCTGATTACTGCACTATATTATGTAGCTAAGAAAAAAACACAGCTGCTAAGTATTTTTAAAAATAACCTGACCTATGCCCTTCTGTGCTTTGTGGCCGTGTGTGTCTATGCCGTGGCAATTTCCGTCGATCCGGCCTACAGCTTGAGTAAATTTGCCAATACCGTGCTGGAAAAACTGCTGCTGATGACGCTGCTTATCCCCATCCTGCTGCATGAGGAAAGTAAAGAGAATGTCGCCAGGACCCTGATTTACTCGCTGATCGTCGGCATTCTGCCGCTGGCGATAGCCGACGGCTGGCAGTACTACCGCGAATATCAGCAAGGGATTATGCCGTTAACCGACTTTGCGCATAAGTACCGCTCAGATATTTTAATCTTTATGGCTCCCGCATTTTTATTCCTCTGGAATTTCAAAACGACCAAAGCCAGAGTACTGTTCTTTGCGATCGCCTGCGTGATGGGCTTTATGATTGTGGGTACGCTGCAGCGTGGTACCTGGTTAGCCATCCTAATCCCAGCATTTATCTGGTGCGTCATTAAGCGAGAATGGAAACTACCGCTGCTTGCCGCCGTGCTGCTCGGTGGCGTGCTGGTCACCGGCTATCTGAAAGATCGGGACGCCTTTAAGTTGTTGTTCCATAAGATGCAGCAAACCTCCAGCTCCTACCGCTACGGCGGCGGTACGCAGGGTTCGGCGCTGGATCTCATTATGGAAAACCCAATAAAGGGCTACGGCTACGGTGAAGATATCTTCTACCGGGTATATAACAGCCGGGTCCACGACTATCCGCAGTGGTTCTTTAAACAGTCCATCGGGCCGCACAACCTGACGCTGTCGATGTGGTATGCCGGTGGTTTATTGGGCCTGTTTGCCGTTTGGTATTTGCTGATCTCACTGCTGACGGAAGCAGTCAAAGGCTACCGGGCAAGCCAGGGCATTATTAAAGAGGCGTGGCTCCTGATCGGGTTAATCCTGGTCGGCAACCTGTTCGTCCGCGGTGCCTTTGAGACCGTCAGCATAGAGAACCTGACGATGCTGTTGGGCATTGCGCTCACGCTGAAGGCGCGAAGCCAACAGCACTAA
- a CDS encoding glycosyltransferase: MTYTPGLLSVIMPLYNTGEPFIACMDSLIAQTWKNIEIIIVNDGSTDNSAELAQSYVDRYPHVHLLHQRNGGVSAARNTGMKVAKGEYIAYVDGDDIAYPEMYETLMTMALKDNLDVAQCNADWCIAETGKTWASIPVDRIRSTEVMTGPEWLRKGLASRRWRHVVWMGVYRHQTIRDAGLSFIPGLHHQDIIWSTEFMFNAKRARYTEVPLYKYFLHGASVSRLPRTGLKNLIYQRHYIKITRLLDKMNRDYAGRIPIYPEFKQQVIYEALRVCHCIRKEPDQKIRERMIAEAEVSGMFKRMVSNICSVKLAYQVMLWAIRFNKWRDKSLTPRRLAHLTLDLKD; encoded by the coding sequence ATGACCTATACCCCCGGTCTCCTGAGCGTCATTATGCCGCTTTACAACACGGGCGAACCGTTCATCGCCTGTATGGATTCGCTGATCGCGCAAACCTGGAAGAACATCGAGATTATCATTGTTAACGATGGGTCGACGGATAACTCAGCGGAGTTGGCGCAGTCTTACGTCGATCGCTACCCGCATGTTCACCTGCTGCATCAGCGTAACGGGGGCGTCTCGGCGGCGCGCAATACCGGCATGAAGGTGGCGAAAGGCGAATACATTGCCTACGTTGACGGCGACGATATTGCCTACCCGGAAATGTACGAAACGCTGATGACGATGGCGCTGAAGGATAACCTGGACGTGGCGCAGTGCAACGCCGACTGGTGTATTGCCGAGACGGGCAAGACCTGGGCTTCAATCCCCGTCGACCGGATTCGTTCTACGGAGGTCATGACCGGGCCGGAATGGCTACGTAAAGGGCTCGCCAGCCGCCGCTGGCGCCATGTCGTGTGGATGGGCGTTTACCGCCATCAGACCATCCGTGATGCGGGGCTGAGCTTTATCCCCGGCCTGCATCACCAGGATATCATCTGGTCGACCGAGTTTATGTTTAACGCCAAACGCGCGCGTTATACGGAAGTGCCGTTGTATAAATACTTCCTGCACGGCGCGTCCGTCAGCCGCCTGCCGCGCACCGGGCTGAAGAACCTTATCTACCAGCGCCATTACATCAAAATTACCCGTCTGCTCGACAAGATGAACCGCGACTACGCCGGGCGTATTCCGATTTATCCTGAGTTTAAGCAGCAGGTGATTTACGAAGCGCTGCGCGTCTGCCACTGCATTCGTAAAGAACCGGACCAAAAGATTCGCGAGCGGATGATTGCCGAAGCGGAAGTCTCCGGCATGTTTAAACGGATGGTAAGCAATATTTGCAGCGTGAAGCTGGCGTATCAGGTCATGCTGTGGGCCATTCGCTTCAATAAGTGGCGCGATAAATCGCTGACGCCACGCCGTCTGGCCCATCTGACGTTAGATCTGAAAGACTAA
- the rfaD gene encoding ADP-glyceromanno-heptose 6-epimerase: MIIVTGGAGFIGSNIVKALNDKGITDILVVDNLKDGTKFVNLVDLDITDYMDKEDFLIQILAGEEFGDIEAVFHEGACSSTTEWDGKYVMDNNYQYSKELLHYCLEREIPFLYASSAATYGGRTSDFIESREFEKPLNVYGYSKFLFDEYVRRIMPEANSPIVGFRYFNVYGPREGHKGSMASVAFHLNTQLNNGESPKLFEGSDGFKRDFVYVGDVAAVNLWFWENGKSGIFNLGTGRAESFQAVADATLAFHKKGSIEYIPFPDKLKGRYQAFTQADLTNLRAAGYDKPFKTVAEGVTEYMAWLNRDA, translated from the coding sequence ATGATTATCGTTACCGGCGGCGCTGGCTTTATCGGCAGCAACATCGTGAAAGCGCTTAATGACAAAGGCATTACCGACATTCTGGTAGTGGACAACCTGAAAGACGGCACCAAGTTCGTGAACCTGGTTGACCTTGATATCACCGACTATATGGATAAAGAAGATTTTCTGATCCAGATTCTGGCCGGTGAAGAGTTCGGTGATATTGAAGCCGTGTTCCATGAAGGCGCCTGCTCCTCCACCACCGAGTGGGACGGTAAGTACGTGATGGACAACAACTATCAGTACTCCAAAGAGCTGCTGCACTACTGCCTGGAGCGTGAAATCCCGTTCCTGTACGCCTCTTCCGCCGCCACCTACGGCGGCCGTACCAGCGACTTCATCGAGTCCCGCGAGTTTGAAAAACCGCTGAACGTCTACGGCTACTCTAAATTCCTGTTTGACGAGTACGTGCGCCGCATCATGCCGGAAGCCAACTCGCCGATCGTCGGTTTTCGCTACTTCAACGTCTACGGCCCGCGCGAAGGGCATAAAGGCAGCATGGCGAGCGTCGCGTTCCACCTGAACACTCAGTTGAACAACGGCGAAAGCCCGAAACTGTTTGAAGGCAGCGACGGCTTTAAGCGCGACTTCGTCTACGTCGGCGACGTGGCAGCGGTAAACCTGTGGTTCTGGGAAAACGGTAAATCCGGCATCTTCAACCTCGGTACCGGCCGTGCGGAATCCTTCCAGGCGGTGGCAGATGCCACGCTGGCGTTCCACAAAAAAGGCAGCATTGAGTACATTCCGTTCCCGGATAAATTGAAAGGTCGCTACCAGGCGTTTACTCAGGCCGACCTGACGAATCTGCGCGCCGCTGGCTACGATAAGCCGTTCAAGACCGTCGCCGAAGGCGTAACGGAATATATGGCCTGGTTGAACCGCGACGCGTAA
- the envC gene encoding murein hydrolase activator EnvC, with amino-acid sequence MRGKAIYSIKWAGATLRSTLYASALSAGVLLCAASAHADDRSQLQSIQADIAAKERAVRQQQQQRATLLAQLKAQEQAIAAAARQLRETQNSLAQLNAQIAEMNANIAKLEKQRAMQERNLAAQLDAAFRQGEHTGIQLILSGEESQRGQRLQAYFGYLNQARQETIAELKQTREDVAAQKSELEEKQSQQQTLLYEQKAQQAKLEAARNERQKTISGLESSIQQGQQQLSELRANESRLRNSIARAEAAAKARAEREAKEADAVRNRQQEATRKGTTYKPSESERSLMARTGGLGAPRGQAYWPVRGTTLHRYGEQLQGELRWKGMVISASEGTEVKAIADGRVILADWLQGYGLVVVVEHGKGDMSLYGYNQSALVSVGTQVRAGQPIALVGNSGGQGRPSLYFEIRRQGQAVNPLPWLGR; translated from the coding sequence ATGAGGGGAAAGGCGATTTATTCCATTAAATGGGCCGGGGCAACGCTTCGGTCCACGTTGTACGCCAGCGCACTCAGCGCTGGCGTATTGCTGTGCGCGGCATCCGCCCATGCGGACGACCGCTCGCAGCTGCAATCTATTCAGGCCGATATCGCCGCCAAAGAGCGCGCGGTACGTCAGCAGCAGCAGCAGCGCGCTACCCTTCTCGCCCAGCTCAAAGCGCAGGAACAGGCCATTGCCGCCGCCGCGCGCCAGCTGCGCGAAACGCAGAACTCGCTGGCGCAGCTTAACGCGCAAATCGCCGAGATGAACGCCAATATTGCGAAGCTGGAAAAACAGCGCGCCATGCAGGAGCGTAACCTCGCAGCCCAGCTCGATGCCGCGTTTCGTCAGGGCGAACATACCGGTATTCAGCTCATTCTCAGCGGCGAAGAGAGCCAGCGCGGCCAGCGCCTTCAGGCCTATTTTGGCTACCTGAACCAGGCGCGCCAGGAAACTATCGCCGAACTCAAACAAACGCGCGAAGACGTCGCAGCGCAAAAATCCGAGCTGGAAGAGAAGCAGAGCCAACAGCAAACGCTGCTTTATGAGCAAAAGGCGCAGCAGGCTAAGCTCGAAGCGGCGCGCAATGAACGTCAGAAAACAATCTCCGGGCTGGAATCTTCGATTCAGCAGGGCCAGCAGCAGCTCAGCGAGCTGCGGGCCAACGAATCCCGCCTGCGCAACAGCATTGCCCGTGCCGAAGCCGCTGCGAAAGCCCGCGCCGAACGCGAAGCCAAAGAGGCTGACGCGGTGCGCAACCGCCAGCAGGAGGCCACCCGTAAAGGCACCACCTATAAACCTTCCGAAAGCGAACGCTCGCTGATGGCGCGCACCGGCGGCCTGGGCGCACCGCGCGGCCAGGCGTACTGGCCGGTTCGCGGGACGACGCTGCATCGCTATGGCGAACAGCTGCAAGGTGAGCTACGTTGGAAGGGGATGGTCATCAGCGCATCGGAAGGGACCGAAGTCAAAGCCATTGCCGATGGGCGCGTCATCCTGGCCGACTGGCTACAGGGCTATGGTCTCGTGGTGGTCGTCGAGCACGGTAAAGGTGATATGAGCCTTTACGGTTATAACCAGAGCGCGCTGGTCAGCGTCGGCACTCAGGTCCGCGCCGGGCAGCCCATCGCCCTGGTGGGCAACAGCGGCGGTCAGGGCCGACCATCGCTCTATTTCGAAATTCGCCGCCAGGGTCAGGCGGTCAATCCACTGCCGTGGTTGGGAAGATAA
- the rfaF gene encoding ADP-heptose--LPS heptosyltransferase RfaF, which yields MKILVVGPSWVGDMMMSQSLYRTLKARYPQAIIDVMAPAWCRPLLSRMPEVNEAIAMPLGHGALEIGERRKLGHSLRERRYDRAYVLPNSFKSALVPFFAGIPLRTGWRGEMRYGLLNDARVLDKAAWPLMVERYVALAYDKGVMRCAKDLPQPLLWPQLQVNEGEKSLACNAFSLSGDRPMIGFCPGAEFGPAKRWPHYHYASLAKQLIDEGNQIVLFGSAKDHDAGNEIIAALSDEQKGWCRNLAGETQLEQAVVLIAACKAIVTNDSGLMHVAAALNRPLVALYGPSSPDFTPPLSNKARVIRLITGYHKVRKGDAAQGYHQSLIDITPARVREELNALLSSEEA from the coding sequence ATGAAAATTCTGGTGGTCGGCCCGTCATGGGTGGGCGACATGATGATGTCGCAAAGTCTCTATCGCACGCTCAAGGCGCGCTATCCCCAGGCGATAATCGACGTGATGGCACCCGCGTGGTGCCGTCCGCTGTTATCGCGGATGCCGGAAGTCAATGAAGCGATCGCCATGCCGCTCGGGCACGGCGCGCTGGAAATTGGCGAACGGCGCAAGCTCGGTCATAGCCTGCGCGAACGGCGCTATGACCGCGCTTATGTTCTGCCTAACTCCTTTAAATCGGCACTGGTGCCGTTCTTTGCCGGCATCCCGCTGCGCACCGGCTGGCGCGGCGAGATGCGCTATGGCCTGCTGAACGATGCACGGGTACTGGACAAAGCGGCCTGGCCGCTGATGGTCGAGCGCTACGTGGCGCTGGCCTATGACAAAGGCGTAATGCGCTGCGCGAAAGATCTGCCACAGCCGCTGCTGTGGCCACAATTACAGGTGAATGAGGGCGAGAAATCGCTGGCCTGTAACGCATTTTCGCTCTCCGGCGATCGCCCGATGATCGGTTTTTGTCCCGGCGCCGAGTTTGGCCCGGCTAAACGCTGGCCGCACTATCACTACGCCTCGCTGGCAAAACAGCTGATTGACGAAGGCAATCAGATTGTCCTGTTCGGCTCGGCGAAAGATCACGACGCGGGTAATGAGATTATCGCCGCGCTGAGCGACGAACAAAAAGGCTGGTGCCGCAATCTGGCCGGGGAAACCCAGCTGGAGCAGGCCGTGGTGCTGATTGCCGCCTGTAAGGCGATCGTGACCAACGACTCAGGCCTGATGCACGTGGCCGCAGCGCTTAACCGCCCGCTGGTCGCGCTGTACGGCCCCAGCAGCCCGGACTTTACGCCGCCGTTGTCTAACAAAGCGCGCGTCATCCGACTCATTACCGGCTACCACAAGGTGCGTAAAGGCGACGCTGCGCAGGGTTATCATCAGAGCCTGATCGATATCACCCCGGCGCGCGTTCGCGAAGAGCTCAACGCGCTGCTGTCGAGTGAGGAAGCCTGA
- the tdh gene encoding L-threonine 3-dehydrogenase: MKALSKLKAEEGIWMTDVPEPELGHNDLLIKIRKTAICGTDVHIYNWDEWSQKTIPVPMVVGHEYVGEVIGIGQEVRGFKIGDRVSGEGHITCGHCRNCRAGRTHLCRNTIGVGVNRQGCFAEQLVIPAFNAFKIPDNISDDLASIFDPFGNAVHTALSFDLVGEDVLVSGAGPIGVMAAAVAKHVGARNVVITDVNEYRLELARKMGVTRAVNVAKENLNDVMAELGMTEGFDVGLEMSGAPPAFRSMLDTMNHGGRIAMLGIPPSDMSIDWTKVIFKGLFIKGIYGREMFETWYKMAALIQSGLDLSPIITHRFGIDDFQKGFDAMRSGQSGKVVLSWD, encoded by the coding sequence ATGAAAGCGTTATCCAAACTGAAAGCGGAAGAAGGGATCTGGATGACCGACGTTCCAGAACCGGAGCTCGGCCATAACGACCTGCTGATTAAGATTCGCAAAACCGCGATTTGCGGCACCGACGTGCATATTTATAACTGGGATGAATGGTCGCAGAAGACCATCCCGGTACCGATGGTCGTTGGGCACGAATACGTTGGCGAAGTTATCGGCATCGGTCAGGAAGTGCGTGGCTTTAAGATCGGTGACCGCGTCTCCGGTGAAGGCCACATCACCTGCGGGCACTGCCGTAACTGTCGCGCGGGTCGTACGCACCTGTGCCGTAACACGATTGGCGTCGGCGTGAACCGTCAGGGCTGTTTTGCGGAACAGCTGGTGATCCCGGCGTTCAACGCCTTCAAAATTCCGGATAATATTTCCGACGATCTGGCCTCCATCTTCGATCCGTTCGGCAACGCGGTACACACCGCGCTGTCCTTCGACCTGGTTGGCGAGGATGTGCTGGTGTCCGGTGCGGGCCCGATCGGCGTCATGGCCGCAGCGGTGGCGAAACACGTCGGCGCGCGTAACGTGGTTATTACCGACGTGAATGAATACCGTCTGGAGCTGGCGCGCAAAATGGGCGTTACCCGCGCGGTTAACGTCGCGAAAGAAAATCTCAACGACGTCATGGCAGAGTTGGGCATGACCGAAGGCTTCGACGTGGGGCTGGAAATGTCCGGCGCGCCGCCAGCCTTCCGCTCAATGCTCGACACCATGAACCACGGTGGGCGCATTGCCATGCTGGGGATCCCTCCGTCGGATATGTCCATCGATTGGACCAAAGTTATCTTTAAGGGGCTGTTTATTAAAGGTATCTATGGTCGTGAAATGTTCGAAACCTGGTACAAGATGGCCGCGCTGATTCAGTCCGGGCTGGATCTGTCCCCGATTATCACCCACCGCTTTGGCATTGATGACTTCCAGAAAGGCTTTGATGCGATGCGTTCCGGCCAGTCCGGTAAAGTCGTACTGAGTTGGGATTAA
- the kbl gene encoding glycine C-acetyltransferase: MRGDFYKQLTSDLDTARAEGLFKEERIITSAQQADITVGDGSHVINFCANNYLGLANHPALINAAKAGMDSHGFGMASVRFICGTQDSHKALEKKLASFLGMEDAILYSSCFDANGGLFETLLGAEDAIISDALNHASIIDGVRLCKAKRFRYANNDMAELEERLKEARAAGARHVLIATDGVFSMDGVIANLKGVCDLADKYDALVMVDDSHAVGFVGENGRGSHEYCDVMGRVDIITGTLGKALGGASGGYTAARKEVVEWLRQRSRPYLFSNSLAPAIVAASIKVLEMVESGAALRDQLWANARLFREKMTAAGFTLAGADHAIIPVMLGDAVVAQNFARELQKEGIYVTGFFFPVVPKGQARIRTQMSAAHTTEQIERAVEAFTRIGKQLGVIA, translated from the coding sequence ATGCGTGGTGATTTCTACAAACAGTTAACCAGCGACCTGGACACCGCTCGTGCGGAAGGGTTGTTTAAAGAAGAACGTATCATCACCTCCGCTCAGCAGGCGGATATCACCGTGGGCGATGGCAGCCACGTTATCAACTTCTGCGCCAACAACTATCTGGGTCTGGCGAACCATCCAGCGCTGATTAACGCCGCGAAAGCGGGTATGGACAGCCACGGTTTTGGTATGGCGTCGGTGCGTTTCATCTGCGGGACTCAGGACAGCCACAAAGCGCTGGAGAAAAAGCTGGCGAGCTTCCTCGGTATGGAAGATGCCATTCTGTACTCCTCCTGTTTCGATGCCAACGGCGGCCTGTTTGAAACGCTGCTGGGCGCTGAAGATGCGATTATTTCCGATGCGCTGAACCATGCCTCCATCATTGACGGTGTGCGCCTGTGCAAAGCGAAGCGTTTCCGCTATGCCAACAACGATATGGCTGAACTGGAAGAACGCTTGAAAGAAGCGCGCGCGGCCGGTGCTCGTCATGTCCTGATCGCCACCGACGGCGTGTTCTCCATGGACGGCGTGATTGCCAACCTGAAAGGCGTGTGCGATCTGGCGGATAAATACGATGCGCTGGTGATGGTCGATGACTCCCACGCCGTCGGTTTTGTCGGCGAAAACGGCCGTGGCTCCCATGAATACTGCGATGTGATGGGCCGCGTGGATATCATTACCGGTACTCTGGGCAAAGCGCTCGGCGGGGCGTCCGGCGGCTATACCGCCGCGCGTAAAGAAGTGGTGGAGTGGCTGCGTCAGCGCTCGCGCCCTTACCTGTTCTCCAACTCGCTGGCACCCGCAATTGTGGCGGCGTCCATCAAAGTGCTGGAGATGGTCGAGTCTGGCGCGGCGTTGCGCGACCAACTGTGGGCCAACGCTCGCCTGTTCCGTGAAAAAATGACCGCCGCAGGCTTTACGCTGGCGGGTGCCGATCACGCGATTATCCCGGTCATGCTGGGCGACGCGGTGGTGGCGCAAAACTTCGCACGTGAACTGCAAAAAGAAGGCATCTACGTGACCGGGTTCTTCTTCCCGGTGGTACCAAAAGGCCAGGCGCGTATTCGCACCCAGATGTCGGCGGCGCATACGACGGAACAAATTGAACGTGCGGTGGAAGCCTTTACCCGCATCGGTAAACAACTGGGCGTCATTGCCTAA
- a CDS encoding divergent polysaccharide deacetylase family protein: MLQFRQVVLLGALALTAPGYAGKLAIVIDDFGYRPQQENQVLAMPSTISVAVLPNAPHAREMATKAHNAGHEVLIHLPMAPISKQPLEKDTLRPDMSSDEIERIIREAVEKVPYAVGLNNHMGSAMTSSLFGMQKVMQALSRYNLYFLDSMTIGNSQAMRAANGTGVKVIKRRVFLDDTQNEADIRRQFNRAIDLARRNGSAIAIGHPHPTTVRVLQQMVYSLPPDITLVRPSSLLNEPQTDTSTPNRGMPSSVEPTSPRNPFRGVKLCKPKKPLEPVYASRFFNVLSESITHSTLVQYMQLQWQGWQNG; the protein is encoded by the coding sequence TTGCTTCAATTTCGTCAGGTTGTACTACTTGGTGCGCTGGCATTAACCGCACCAGGCTATGCCGGTAAGCTCGCCATTGTTATCGATGACTTCGGTTATCGCCCACAGCAGGAAAATCAAGTGCTGGCGATGCCGTCCACGATTTCCGTTGCGGTGCTCCCTAACGCGCCTCACGCCCGTGAAATGGCCACCAAGGCCCATAACGCAGGGCACGAGGTGCTGATTCACCTGCCGATGGCCCCCATCAGCAAGCAGCCGCTGGAAAAAGACACGCTGCGCCCGGATATGAGCAGCGATGAGATCGAGCGCATTATCCGTGAAGCGGTAGAGAAAGTGCCGTACGCCGTGGGCCTGAACAACCATATGGGCAGCGCCATGACCTCCAGCCTGTTCGGCATGCAGAAAGTGATGCAGGCGCTCAGCCGCTACAACCTTTACTTCCTCGACAGCATGACCATCGGCAACAGCCAGGCCATGCGCGCCGCCAACGGCACCGGCGTGAAGGTGATTAAACGCAGAGTGTTCCTCGACGATACCCAGAACGAAGCGGATATTCGCCGCCAGTTTAACCGGGCTATCGATCTGGCGCGCCGCAACGGTTCCGCCATTGCTATCGGCCACCCGCATCCCACCACCGTGCGCGTGCTGCAGCAAATGGTTTATAGCCTGCCGCCGGATATTACGCTGGTCCGCCCGAGCAGCCTGCTCAATGAGCCGCAGACTGATACCTCTACGCCAAACCGGGGAATGCCGTCCTCCGTTGAGCCGACGTCACCGCGCAATCCGTTCCGCGGCGTGAAGCTCTGCAAGCCGAAGAAACCGCTGGAGCCGGTCTACGCCAGCCGCTTCTTCAACGTGTTAAGCGAGAGCATCACCCACAGCACGCTGGTGCAGTATATGCAGCTGCAGTGGCAGGGGTGGCAGAACGGTTAG